DNA from Branchiostoma lanceolatum isolate klBraLanc5 chromosome 6, klBraLanc5.hap2, whole genome shotgun sequence:
TGAAACCCTACAAGTACGTTAAGTGCGACCTGTGTTACTAGTATTCTACAACAGGGAAATACAATTGGACCAACACCATCAAGCTAAAGCACTCAGTCTGAGAAACCTACAAGACAGCTGAAAGGTCTATCCTACCCCAAAATATGAGAACTTGTACAGAAGAAAACTTGAAATCATTCAGACAAATGCACTAGTGTAAACCCTGCAAGTGTGACCGGCGCAGTTATTCTACAATAAAGAGATGTAGGTTGAAGATACATTGGGCAAAAACATACCAATGCACTGAAGTAGTAGACAGTGCATTTTGAAGTTCCCATGTCTGAACAAATGTTTTGGGactgacagaagaaaaatctTCATATTTTATTGTTATGACTTGGCCACTACTGAAAACAGGTCCTCTTTCAATAAAACAATGGTGCTGAAAAAAATACCGTGAGTGCAGAATGATGCTTGCTAACAATCTGGGAACCTGTGCGGAAGAAAAATTACAACAGTGTGGTCAGTGTGATTATATTCTGCAGCAAAAATATCAAAGTCGACATTATATCAATCAGGAACATGACAAGATAGTGAGAAGTGTGCATGGCATGTGGAGGAGAGGTCTTCATCTTGATGTAGCAGATTTCTTGCAAGAGAAGAATTGATATGAatattacaacttacaagttTAATGTTGCTTACACTAACCTTGTTCACTAACTATTTTGTTTCTTAGAATCATTAGAACTTAGCAATTAGTAATCAATTTACAAGTTACATATTTAGAGTTCTTGTTTACACCTGACCCTTTtgttaactgtttgtttacttctTAGAATGATAAGAACTTTGCCTGTGAATTATATTACTGTTTATGTTTGAtagtttttctttgtttaaacCTGACATTCTTTGATTACCTTTTTGTTTGTTAGAACCATGAGAGCCTTAATAGCCAGGGTGTTAGAAGTTGAATGGCCAGAATTTGTCTTGTTTAAACTTTAGCAAGTGTGATCAGACTAGTCCAAGGTATCACTGTTATATTATATGTTTAGACGAAGTAAAATCAAACAGTCCAGATTCTGGAATTATTTACTGGTGAAGAATGAGGTTTATGCTGAATCTCTATGTTATACTCCTTCCCAGAGAAGATAACCGACCGTTTATTAAACTGTCAAGTCTTTAGGTTTCTGGGTCTTTCCTTTTGTATTGTACACTTCCATGAAGTACATGAAACACTTAATGTTGTAGGGTCATTCCCGTCAAAACTTCTGCCGCACCTAACCGCCCATGACCACGTGTATTTGGGGAAAACAGGGCAGACAGAGGACGTtacatacatctgcttggttctCAAGCGCAGTGGGGGTACGAAGTGGCACcctgatagcctctaccaggctccacaggggCTGGAAAAATCGTACAAATtggacggataacatgccagagatgTAATAGTTATAACTGCTATataagttacagtttgcgacctatgaCATTGCAATACCAACGAGCATGGTATACGGAATAATAGATTCTTATCTCTTtgcttttgttctttcacattttatcctttgactttggaattgaatttGGCATTTTATgatattagtatccgttttccgaaaagTTTTTTTGTGCGTGGTAATTTTGCAGCATATATTTTCGTGCAGCTGCTCAAGTTGTACGATTTACTGTTCGACCACTCCGTCGTAGATCGACAACACAGAGAATACGCGTAAGCTTAAATACGGTTCTATGGACAGGTGATCGAGTACAGGTGTTTTGTGAGGTCACGTGGACAGCTCCCGACCACGATGCCCCGTCAGGAGCGCCAAGTGTCTCACTCAGAATACGCTTGACAGTGCCGGAAGGAGTTCCCCGAGTTTGAGGtacaaatcttacagtcaaatCTCTATTTAAGTGTTTGTCATAGTGTTataaaaagaaatgaatagaTTGTTTGGTAGCTATAGTCACTGAAATAGGATTAGGATCTGCGAGGCTGTGTTATATTAGAGATCGACTGTTGCTTGTGCGAGGTCCGACATTCCTATCTTACCAAATTAAATGGcgccccccaaaaaaatactCGTATTTCACCGAACTTCATCTGTATTTTGTGACCACATCATGTCCGATACTCTACTTACAACGTCATCCAGATATTCAGTGATATATGTAGATCATCTGGAGGTGCATAGTTGCTGTAGAAATGTGATAATTATCTGTTTGTACGACGAAAAGTTTGCAGTTTTCCCTATATATGCTGTTGAGGAGCACGTGCTTTTGCTGTTTTAGCCTAGCCTCCAAAGCGAATTGTCTTAATTTTTTACAGAAATGCATCACCAGCTTCATTTGAAGGTCGTCTGGTGTGGATTCGTTTTCTTGCTCTAAAATACAGCTTTATTCAAGTATACTATTGCTTCTTTTATTCCAGAAAGTGCAGGACAAAAGAACCTGACTTGGGAGATTTGTGTACAGCTTGTTTTCCTGCTTTGGATTTATCAAGACTAAGGTATGTGTTTGAGGTCagaacactcacacacacactcccacacagaaacacacacacacactacacacacataatgatcactcacacacacacacatgagaAATCAATGTCATTGTtacaattatgataatttaATGGCTATTTCAGGGAGTTCATTACTTGTGTTCGAAGGGAATGGCAAGTAAtttcaattcattcaaattaCTGTAGATTCAGCTAGTTTTTGTGGGACTTCATTTTGTAGTTCAAGAAAAAGGATGTGTTCTAAGTGCACAATTGAAACagtactgtagtacagtagcaaAACAATGGAAACACCCATTGGCAAGTTATCAATGATTTCAACATTATCACATTACAGTTTTTGAGAATCAGCAAATACTTAGTAATCATGCCTGCATGTATACCTCAgtttcattacatgtacatgtacatgtcggaTGGAGAAAATGGTAATCTGTTTCATGATATATGAAAGTACAATTATAGAATAATAcccgatacacactgggaaaattttctggaccaTAAAAATGGCCGACCTGCatcattgttgttgtagtaCGTCGTTGTCGTACGTCGCTGTGGTATTTCGTTGTCGTACATCGTTGTTGTACATTGTTGCGGTATGTCCAAAAAAATTTCCCAGTTGCACAATAATGATTTATAAAATTTGCATGTCTTTGTTCCCCAACAGCAAACCAAAAGATGGAAGATACCAAATCAACAACACACACTGATCAGAAATCCTacgtatgtgaggagtgtggatacagggcagCTTACAGGTCTCACTTATCCATGCACATGAGATCTCAtactggggaaaaaccctacaaatgtgatcagtgtgactattaTGCAGCACACAAATGCAGTTTGGACAGACACAATCTcactaaacacactggagagaaaccttttgtatgtgaggagtgtggatacaggacagtcAGGGGGGATTGcctatcccaacatatgagaatccatacaggggaaaagccctacaagtgtgaccaatgtgactattctgcagcacagaaatccaACTTGGACTACCATttaaaagcaaaacatactggagaaaaaccctacttgtgtgaccagtgtgacttttctaCAGCAGCGAAAGCCACTCTGGACCAACACCATCTCactaaacacactagtgagaaaccctatgTATGTGaagtgtgtggatacaagacagctgtAAAGTCTAACTTATCCAAGCATATTAGAACCCACACTGGGggaaaaccctacaagtgtgaccagtgtcaCTATTGTGCTGCAAGCAAACGTTCTTTGGACTACCATATTAGAACCCAcactggggaaaaaccctacaagtgtgaccagtgtgactattctgctgcaagcAAACGTCCTTTGGACTAccatctaaaagcaaaacatactggggaaaaaccttacatgtgtgaggagtgtggatacaagacagctatcAGGTCTAACTTATCCCAGCATATTAGAACCCAcactggggaaaaaccctacaagtgtgaccagtgtggctattctgcagcacagaaattcACTTTGGACCGACACCATCTTACTAAACACACCTACTGACTAGTGTTATGAACATGACAAGATAACAATAGGTCAGCTTATGAATTGTCTGTGGTATTGAGGAGTGGAAGTCTGCAGGGCTAAAGTATCCTGAAGGAAAGAGCATGACTTAAGAGAGTTGTGTACAGCTGTTTTCCTGCTTTACTTTATCAAGATTAAGACTAAGGCGTGTTTTTGAGTACAGTCAGCACacacatatatttatataaatGATATCATCATTGTAAAAGTTATAGTTCATAGAATAACAATGATTCTAGTGATGTGTATTGAAATGagacagtgtgtgtgtgggggggggggggcacatgtacatgtgtatgtaagtaCCAGGTAAACAGGGAGTCCTCTTGGCATCACCTGCAAAGGGGGAGGGAggatctaatttctttgtttttcttactgtagggcgtccagaagacgccccgacaccctgctagctaatagcattcaatgaatggtttattttgtAAATACATTGCAGCCAGAGCGGGGCTGAATTACGTATCACTTACAGGCTTGACATTTAGAGTGTAGTAGAAGTCTTGATACACATTCAAGTCTAATATGTGCATACATCAATTGACCTATCTGGCAAAGCGCCACCTATTTGGTAACGAAGAGATTAACGATAAGAGAATTTATGGAACATGTTATGCTAAGAGCTAAAAGAATTCAATAACATAGAAAGAATCATATTCCATTGTTCATCAACCTTGTCAAGTAAAGAATAGGCAAGTCTTTATATCTGTTTGTTTTAGAGACCTGATTTCTGGTGGTCAGAAGAGCtgttgcaagagaaaaaaaaggatatcaATATTACAAGTTGCAAGTTAAATGGTCAAGCCTTGTTGTTTACACCTGACTTTGTTAACTAGATATTTCGTTTCTTTAAATTATTAGAACCTAGCCATATTAGTAATTATTACAAGCTAGGTATTTACATTTATTCTCGTTTACACCTGAcgttttttgttagctatttTTTTGGTTTCTTATTACTAACAAGACCTTGATGTTATTGATTAAAGTGGATACGATACTTAAAGACAGCGCAGTCTTATCATTGTTAAAACCGACTTTAAAAAATCACTAAAACTTAGGCAGTGATGAGTATTGCAGGTTAGATTTTCAGACCTTTCCTTGTTTACTCCTGACCTTTTTTGTTaactggtttgtttgtttctcaggACCATTAAAACTCAACCATTGTTGAAAGTTAGATGGCTGGACTTTTTCTTGTTTAAATCCTGCCTTTATAAAAGCACTGTTTTAAGAATCGTTAAAACTCAGCCAGTGACTGGTCATGATTTTCTTGTGTAAGCTTTACAAGTGTGATCAGGACAGTTTAAGGAAATTAGCTGTATTATTGTATCTGCAGACGAATTGAAatctacacatacacacacgcacgcgcacacacacacacacacacatgtacatacacatacagcacaaacacacacacagacaatgCCTCTGTTTTCACGGAGACAAAACAGGACCTTTGTTTTGATGTAGGTCAAGTGTAAGGCAAAGCAAACCGCTTGTATTAGTCATGGGAAACGCACTCGGAAACAAAGTCTGGACTCTGTCGTCACTTGTCACCCGACAAGGACGCCCTCTACCTGACCGCGACCAGATAAACAACAGCGTAGAAAATCACACACCAGACAAACAACAGGAAGGACACATAACGTAAGCTTACACATAGGTTGGAAATAGTCAGTAGAAATATGAAAACTAGATACGAAAACAGGACgtcctactgcagtaccatagaaagccccTTGGGGAGGCGTAATCGAACATCGTTTGGCCGACACCTATTCACAAATCGAATACCATACAGATCCGTTTACAGGTTCTCGAGTTGTGCTTTTAACACGCCTACGTAAACGTTATGCACTCAGTCTCAGGATAAAAAGTTGACAAGATTTTTGCAGGTCGTGGGAAAAGGTCCCAGCCGTCTTACGGAATAATAGCCAGCCACTAgcgtatccaagcagatgtaaggatccggctcatccTCGGCGTTTAACGcctgtttttacaacatttgataGTAGTGCACTTTTTAACGATTCGCAAAGGACTAGATGCAGCAAAGCAGGCGTATGAAACAGTGGGACTGAGCCggacccttacatctgcttggagattacctacACGAGCGCGACGCGAGTGCCCCCAAGGGCCCGGAAATAACTTATCGGTACTTAAGAGCGAGGTCGTCAGCACCTTAAGTCGACCATTGACACGCAAAGCCGCGCCGTCTTTCAGCGCCCGCCTCACGTAACGTCGCGCTGCAGGATTCAACAGGCTCCCCTCAATAACACAACATCCCACTGTGAATCCTCTGTCCCACGCAGATAATTTTCCTCAAGTGTCGCCTGCTCGGCGGGGAACAAAGGAGCAGGCTTGTCCGTACAAGCTGCGAGATAACCAGTGACCTCCACATGACCTTAAAGCAGGTGTTccattcgcccccctcccctacacACACATTTTTCGAACGTCTACAAGCAAGGATGTTGGATGATGCCTAcggtcttttttgtttgttgtatttttttattcatcatttattgcatttcaaataacatacatacacGTTTCACATTATACATAACATACACAGAGAAACATAATCCATAATCCACAGATCCAATGGGAAATGAAAATACAGTAGAGTGACATGTACAAATCAGAAGAAGGTGGAGATAGCAAAACAAGAAGTAAAACAATCTATCAACTTTACATTATATATTGTGAGAACgaatatataatggacaaagtatgtagtcatatttccgaatgtttcaaaaagagagaagaaaatactaataaagactattattattattgccTCTGTCTTTCCGCGGCGATGATTGTGTTCCAACATATGCCACTCGCCTGATAAATGGACTGACTTGCCTGTGATGGGACGGTACAGGAAAAATAATGACCTTCATCTGACCTTACAGCAGGTGTTTTAGTCGCCCCCTCCCCTACACACACATTTGGGGACCTTTTTCGAATGTTTACCAGCGTTGAAGCTGGAGAACCTTAAGTTAATGCCACCAGCAGAAACATCTATCTATGCATGTATGATTTCCTACTAAAGTAGCACGTTTAGAAAAAGAACAGCGAGCTTAATTCAACAGAAAATGCATCTTCCTTCCCACGACGATGATTTTGTTTAAGTGACATTTACTTGACAGGAATCAAAGCAGCACACATGTCTGTGATGGAACGGTAGAAGATAACCATTGACCTCTACAGTGACCTTGCAGCAGGTGTTCCACCCCCCCATCTAAATAGATGAGCGTGATCGTTGACTTTACTTCCATCGCAAgcgttgacatttttttcagaattgATATCAGATCAGAAGAACGGAATAATACATCGAATAAAATGGTAGCGAACTCCAGTTGTATAAAACTCATGTTAAAATTGACGGCAACTTGCCGGCCAGCAACTTGTTCACAGATAGCATTGCCACAGAACGTAACGTTGCAAACGTTTGAACTTGCTGTTTCAGAAATTAGGTGTTGAAGAGTTTATAACAAATGAACGAAAATGACAACCCATGTCATACGCCTCAGGAATTAGATTCACAGCGCTACCATCACTTAGCGACATTTACTGGTATTGCACCACAGTTCAGACAGTTCTAACAGAAGAGCATCGTGAAACGTAAAAGATTTTAAGTTTGTTTATCTCCGACAAATACAAGTGATGTCTTTCATATGCTTTATCAGCACTTTTCACTTTTATCATCCCCTGTCATTCGATACACTGCTATCATTCGTCTTTCAGTCCTGCAGAAATCTTTTGGAACATTTACGAGGAGTAACGTGAAACGACTTGTACATAATGAATGATGTTCACTCTGGCAATAAAACCATCTCTATTATCTAACTCAGCAACATTTGGGTAGTGGATCTCCTGCTGCTAGTTTACTGTCGTTGACATAGCCTTTGGTCAGATCGCTGTCGGCGTACTTTTTAACTGCGCAAACATTTTATGGCTCCATCGTTCAAAGTTGTACGCTGCTTGATTTATGTTTTTTATCCCGACTTTATTTCAGCGTCAAATTGGCCCATAAAACATTAATGTGTGTATTAACTACGCAAAAAGTTGCACATTATGCAATAAGTTGGTGATTTATTTCATCTAAGTTGGAGAAATACGGGTCCCTGGAGGAAAGTAGACTGGAATGTAGAAGatgaagtgttttttttaactccACCTATTTCCAACTGAGGGGctgaattgaatttttattAGTGTTTCTGCATCGCTTTTGGCTTGTCCGTGTCCATATACGTCGGTACTCTTATTATCGTCAAAAGTAGTGAGTTTTTTAACATGCTGGAGGCATAGGTCTCCTCACACATGCCCCATTATACGTGTACCTTGAAGGAGAGGGATTGACTCCGCCTTTAAGATTTTTAATACCGTGCCCTACAGACACTGTAAACTAACACTACCGCATGCCACTATGGCCCCAAAAACGCTATGGGACCATCTTTCTAGTTGGGGCAGCCTTGGCCGCCTGTCAGACGAACCAATAAGAAACTAATCCATAGACCATTACACGGGAAGTGAGGGCGCGACACCGTCAGTGTAACCACACCCCAATCATCCGGTCCGCGCGCGCGCACAATCACACATCGATGGGCTGGAATCACCTCATTCCGGACCAGTTAACCCGACTGACCTCTGTAACCCTCGGGGTCAGGGTGGGCCTGGTTAGTCTACGGAGGGTGCCGAACTGGGGGAAACGTGGGCATAAGTTTTTCCAGTGATTCTGTCCGGTTTTTGCATTATCGTTTTATTTGTATCGTTTTAACAAGGTAGCCTGATATCCATGCTATTCGTGTTATTTCATAATGGATAAAAGCCAtgaagattttttaaaatcataaagATGAATAAAATCCTTGCTATGCGTGATCCTCTGAACACTTCATTGCCAGATGTTttgcagagaagagaagagagcAAGAGAATTGGAACTAGAATAGTGTGTAAAGGTTGCGTACTCTGTAATGTGAACAGTTGAGTtagttt
Protein-coding regions in this window:
- the LOC136436184 gene encoding zinc finger protein 431-like; its protein translation is MEDTKSTTHTDQKSYVCEECGYRAAYRSHLSMHMRSHTGEKPYKCDQCDYYAAHKCSLDRHNLTKHTGEKPFVCEECGYRTVRGDCLSQHMRIHTGEKPYKCDQCDYSAAQKSNLDYHLKAKHTGEKPYLCDQCDFSTAAKATLDQHHLTKHTSEKPYVCEVCGYKTAVKSNLSKHIRTHTGGKPYKCDQCHYCAASKRSLDYHIRTHTGEKPYKCDQCDYSAASKRPLDYHLKAKHTGEKPYMCEECGYKTAIRSNLSQHIRTHTGEKPYKCDQCGYSAAQKFTLDRHHLTKHTY